Genomic segment of Drosophila ananassae strain 14024-0371.13 chromosome 2L, ASM1763931v2, whole genome shotgun sequence:
GTGGAAATTAAACTCGAtgtaagtgaaaaaaaaaaaaaaaaaactcattaccccaaattaaatattgttggTGGTTAGGctgatttttctcagtgtaataAAAGCTTTACCTGAAAGATTTTTATCTCCCATACGGTAAAATCGAACCACGCGGTTGCAATTAAATACCGAACAACggtacactgaaagaaaagaacaaaaaaaaataaaaacgaaaattttTCTGGCACGTGCTGGCTAACAgttgattatatatatatattttcctttttttttattcccaatatttaataatggcCTTCCGCAATGACAACAAAGAAAAATGAATTACATTTCTTTccttaaattaattaagaaatatttaataaaaattaatggaatcttggaacattatttttaatactctTGCCGTGTtccaacattaaaaaaaaaaaaaaaaaaacccttgcTAAAGTTAATCATAAACCCTTGCTATAAAATTTGAATTGGAAATGAACAAGTTACTATGGAGACATTTTACGATATACAtttaggaaataatattagagaATACCCGCTATGGAAGACAAGATTCTCTACATAAACATGAttcttgttattaattttatatagacatataaaatattattgccTATTAATGCgacttattatttcttataccAACTTATAAAGATATAAATTCTAAGATAATTTGTTTTCTCGATTATAACCTATCTAATAGatacatttaattatataattgatttaaatttccttctTTTGCCTTATGCAACTTAATAAccatgaataaattttataacgtttaaaaatgaattgctaaTCTATTATCTAGAGGAGTCATGCAGGATGAAGATGGCAGGTGAAATTAATTAGCCGGATTTTCTTTGGgatcatcaaaaaattatttcgcgGACTTGGTGATCATGGAAGGGTGGGCAACGGCTGTGGCAAAACATCCGCTCAGCTTTACATCGTCTGCTGCAACTCCACCAGCGCAGTCGCAACGGCCTTAATTACTCTGAATGGCGAAAGCAATGCAAGAATCCTTTTTATTCCCTTTCCCAATATTTCCTTCAGTACGTACTAACCCCCCCCCGCACGcgaatatcttttaaataatcgaTTGATAACTGCGAGCGAGTAGCACAAGGACCCTAGGGATCCACTCCCTTCTACCGACCAAAAAGCCGGAACCAGCGCGTGCAACCTCCTTGCAGCTACACAACCATCTGCCCGCTTACATGGTTACATGTTACAGCACACACTGCTACTCACACGGCGCTCGGAGGTGCAAATATTTGTGTTTGCAGTCGGCATAAAGTTGTCAAGGAAATGTACGAGTCTCACAAATAAATAGTCGGCCTTAGCTATTCTGCAGCATGTATTAAATGAGCGGAACTAAAATGGAGGCAAACTCAAGGGAACTAAGCGAACCAATTATGTCTCTGCCTTTTATCCCTCAATAGCAGAACTGgcatttgaataattttcataTTGTATCAAGAGCTACAAAGACCTATTGTAAGCTCCCAAGGAGGAATCAGTAATTCCAAGTGGTATATGGTAGACAGCAAGTCTTCCTCTTAGCCACCATCTCAATCTTCTAATCTGAAGTGTTGACCAAGTCTAGGCTTCTAGCTGATTGAGGGGTATTGATTGGACTGATTGAGTAATTTGGTCATCTGTCTCCATTTCCTGCTTGAGGGCTAGGGAGCAAGAACTAGCAGATTCAATGGTCTCTTAAAGGACGAAAGTATCTGAAATAAGTGCTAGAACGTATCTGGTAGGTACCTCTATGTAGTAGCTCTGATTGTACCAGCATGCCCGTTTAATTCACAAAAGTATGTTCGTGTATGCCTTCGCTTGTGGATGCATAACGTACGTGCACATGTAACATATGGAAATGTACTGTGAGAGGGCAGGGCGACCCCCGACTGCTGATCACAGCCAGCACACGTGTTTCCAGGGATCATAGGTCGAGCGGCAGGCCTGTAGAGTGGAGGGACTGAGACGGGGGTAGAAAGCCCCCATCGGACAGAGCTAGAGTCGCATTTATTTATCAAAGTCAATGGCTGGCCGGCACACTTTCCGGCTGATAGCGACCAGGAACACCATAGCTATACGGCACTATAGCAACACCAAGTACACGCGCCGAACATTAACAGCGCCGATCGCTGCTTCTTAACAGAGCCGGATCGGGAGAGACATATGTTTAGAATATGTAACGGTAAGCGCCGCGTGGGAGCTGCCGCCGACCGCTTCCGCCCGCTCTTCGCGCCTTCGCCAGACATTTTCGAGCGTTTTCGAAAATTTCTCTACAGTTCAGTTTCAAAAGAAACGCCAAGCCGTGCGAAACGTTCTCGATCGCAGCGAAGCGACTACGGAAAATTAAACGTTCAGAAACCCAAACAAAAGACAGAGGTCCGAGGCGAAAACAAAAGTGAACTTCAATTATTCATCCACCGAACCAGGAACCACTCGAAGTCGGCCAGAATGCACAGTAAACTGTTGGACGAGGTGGGTCAACTCTGCACCATTTCGGATTCGCAGATTCGGttttccatttcccattttccgGGATCTATACTAGACAGAAGCACTCTCCCTTAGTCATCCCGTTCTGGGATGAGTTGTTCTTTTATTTACACCGATGTTCGTCATAATCGCGAGTATCCACATCGGAAGAGAACGTTCTTCGGTTTCTGCACCCGGAAAGGTCAAGGCGACGGTGCTTCACGGGGCTACTGGATGGAGGAATGGGGACATTAAGCTACCAGACTCGTTTTCTGAGACGGAGCGTGGAGCTCATAATAGTTACGGGTCTTAATTATGGTTCGGAATAGTTTGTTCAGTTGGCTGGAAACTGGTTTGTCCGTACGCCGCATTTTAATCATAAACAATATTCACCCAAACACTTCTTATCGCCTCCAAGCTATCAGAGTTGCGCACTATCTGAGTTGGCGATTGGTATTCCAGACTGACTTTATGGAACCTAATGGGGACATAATAGCAGCTCTAAAGTTTGAGAAGGTTTGATTTATAATGAATCAAGTGAAAGTAGCGTCCCTCTCTCCGTGGGCCTGTTACGAGTTCTAGCTTTGCCAATGACTTAACGATTGGATTACAAAACgaatgcaaaatgcaaaacacCCCTCGGAGCACAAACAAGCCCCACTGCACTTGCCATTATCACATCCGAGCAACGACTGCGATTACAAAATCAGCTGGCTAAGCATGTTACGACTGACAGACGAGGAGCATATGTGTGCGACCCTCTGGGGTAATTTTCCAGTGCACACGCCTTCCAAGCGGAATCAGATGCCCCACTCCCCTTCGACACACTGCGGTGTGGTGCACTTAGGAACCCATGGATCGACTGCGGCCACATTCGACAGCTGACCCGATCCCCAAACGATCCAACCCGATTTCTTTCATCTCCCCAATCACTTCAGGTGTTCAGTGCCTTGAGTCACGGCGACTATTTTTACTCTCGTTTTTCATCTTCGAGATTTTCTCGCTCAagccatttaaatttattttatttagccCCACTCGTGTTGGAACCGACGTGGGGGAGGGTGGACGGCCGGAGAGCACCCACCACAAGAATATGTTGACCAGGCCGAAATCGGGGTGCCCTAATACTGGTGCCCGAAAGGTTGACGTTGACTCTGAACGATAGAACTACTAGACCAGATGGGATAGCCATCAGTAGCCCAAGCacccaaacaaacaaaacggGGGAATGTgtgaattttcaattttacgTTGAGTGATTTCGATGAATGGGCACGGATCTCAGTGCTGTGGGCTTGTGTCGGGCGGCATTAGCGTTTTGACGTGTGCAGGAATTTGTTAATTAGCGAATCGCCCGAAAGGTGAACAGAGATCGCGCATACAGTGCGAGAAACTTTACCCCCAATAGATAAGAGAATACTTTGTACTGTGGGAGGTGGGAGGTGGGAGGAGTCGCCCGATTACGGCACTCGCCAGACGGGCCGGCGCAAGATTAGTTACAATATTAACATCGGAACCTTCACCCCCTTTCGCTCGCAGCTGAACGAGAATGGCTACATCGTCATCGAAGACTTCCTCACGCCCGAGGAGGTGGACTCCCTCTTCCAGGCCGGCAGAGCCCTCTGCATGGAAGCTCCGCAAACGAACCGCAAGATCTTCAGCACCATCAAGCAGGAGGATGCCCAGGGCAAGGAGCTGTACTTCATGGAGTCCGGCGACAAGGTGCGCTACTTCTTCGAGAAGGGGGCGGTGGGCGAGGAGGGCCAGCTGCTGGTGGACCCCATGATCGCCCTGAACAAAGTGGGCCACGCCCTGCACGTGGAGCACCCCACCTTCAACGCCATTACCTTCAGCAACCGGGTGCGCGAGATCTGCTGGCAGCTGAACTACAACCGCCCCGCCGTCTGCCAGAGCATGTACATCTACAAGAACCCCGGCGTGGGCGGGGAGGTGACGCCGCACCAGGACTCCTGGTTCCTGCACACGGAGCCCAACTCGGCGGTGGGCTTCTGGCTGGCCCTCGAGGACTGCACCCTCCAGAACGGCTGCCTCCAGTTCATCAAGGGCTCGCACAAGAGCGGCGTCCACAGGCGCTACATGCGGAACCCGGATCAGGGTACGAGCGAGCTGATGGTGTACGACCGGGCGGCGCCCATCTACCCCCAGTCCAGCTTCACGCCGATGCAGGTCAGCAAGGGTGAGTACTCAGCCATTCTATGAAGAGGATCTTCTGACCTCATTCCCTCTAATCCAGGCACCTGCATCCTGATCCACGGCAACGTGGTCCACAAGAGCGAGCCAAACCGCTCGCAGAAGAGCCGCCACGCCTACACGTTTCACGTAATCGAGACTGAGAACAATGTCAAGTATTCGGAGGACAACTGGCTGCAGGCGCCGGAGGGCAAGCCATTCCCCGTGCTCTTCGAGCGCAAGGCCTGAGCCGGGTCGTGATTTTCGTATTCTCGCATATAAGTCTTTATCCTAATCTATGTTCTACACGCCAAGACGCACGATACAAAGTaaactaaatatatttaaataaaagattcattttAAACTCGAGACAAGCAGTACATGGACTTGGCAAGCAGTTCCTGTAAAATACATGGCGGGTGGAACACATTTACAGACAAGCAGTCCCAGTGTAAACAAAGCAGTGGACGAACAAAGATGACCTTTAACCCGTATCTGGGTCGAGTGTCGAGTGATAAGGCAGAGATAGTAAGGTCTAACGTTCCAAATTAGTCCTATGTGTTGAAATTTTGCGATACGGACACGGTGGGCCCCTAATCAGTCACTACGaatccaaaaacaaaagcattATTATGCCCCCTCGCCAATTCTCGGTCTCGTTCATGGCacacattttaaattttttggaaTTATCTCCGTCCGTCAGCCCGCGTATCGTGTTTTTCCATAGACATTGCTGTTGGCGTTGCAATTGTTTTGATAGTCAGATAAGTCCATTAGCTCTACGGCGGCGCTGCAACTCGACGCCGCCACTATCCAACACAAGGCAGTCTACCGCGAGCTCTCGATCGCCGCGGATCGCACTTAAAAACATTAGAATTGGCAGAATGTGTTCCAGCAGCGGGAAGTGGGACGCCAACGAGGAGATCGAGTACCTCCGCGAGTATCTGCGCATTCCGAGCGTTCATCCTGATCCCGATTACAGTGGGtattctctctctctcctgCTTAAatgtacaaataaaataatgaaggAAAATTCCATGGAAAATTTTTGCTCTATTAGGAATTTTTGAGTTTCTACTTCAACTTTCAGTAATTATACAatcaaaataattataatttcaaTTGATTCCCTCAGAGCCATGCCTCGAATTCCTTCAACGCCAGGCCGAGGATCTAGAGCTACCCCTCAGGGTCTATTACCCAGAAAATGAGCAGAACCCCATAGTCGTCTTGACTTGGGAGGGCCGCCAACCGGAGCTGCCCAGTATCCTGCTGAACTCCCACATGGATGTAGTGCCCGTCTTTCCGGAGAACTGGAAGCACCCCCCCTTCGCAGCGGAGATGGACGAGGAGGGCCGCATCTTCGCCAGGGGAGCTCAGGATATGAAGAGTGTGGGGATGCAGTACCTGGCAGCCATCAGGGCTCTGAAGAAGGAGGGCGCTCGCCTCAAGCGGACTATCCACATATCGTTTGTGGCAGGTGGGATTATGCCTTAACACTATTATCTAAAGATCTGTACACAACGTGTTCGTTACATAGATGAGGAAATGGGAGGCCGACGGGGAATGAGGCCATTTGTAACCACGGACCACTTCCGTGCCCTCAACGTCGGGTTCGGAATGGATGAGGGCTTGGCCTCGCCCGACGAGGAGTTCCCCGTCTTCTATGCCGAAAGAGCGGTGTGGCGTAAGTCTCTAAAGCAgaaaaagtgaataataaTCTGACCAATTTACCCAAAGGTGTATATTTCAACATAAGTGGCACTGCCGGCCACGGATCCCTTCTGCTGCCGAAGACCGCTGGGGAGAAGCTCGACTACGTAGTCAGCAAAATGATGGAGATGAGGAAGTCCCAGGAGCAGAGATTGAAAAGCGACCCAGATCTGGTCATAGGCGATGTCACGACCATTAACCTCACCCGCGTCAGTGGTGGAGTCCAGAGCAACGTTGTGCCTCCCTTAATGGTAGTCTGCTTCGATTGCCGCCTGGCCCTCGACGTGGACCATGAAGAGTTCGAAGCTAAGGTGAGCCCTCCCAGCAAATCAGCTTGCGAATGTAACAGCTTGGTCCTTTTTGAAGCTCCATAAATGGTGCGAGGAGGCGGGCGGAGACATTGAACTGACCTACGAGCAGAAGCAGCCCCGGGTCCCTCCCACGGCCATCGATTCCAGCAACCCCTTTTGGATGGCGTTTAAAGAGGCCACTGATGAGCTGTGAGTAGAGCTCCAAGAACCATTCAACCTTTACCTATCTGAGTCTTCCACAGGGGGCTCTGCGTAAGACCGCAGATATTCACGGGAGGAACTGACAGCAGATACATCCGCCAGATGGGAATTCCGGCTCTGGGCTTCTCGCCCATGAACCACACGCCCGTGCTGCTCCACGACCACGACGAGTTCATCCGGGCGGACACCTACCTCAGGGGTGTGGACATATACACCAAAATTATAGGCAACATTGCCAATGTCTAGTAATACACATAGCTATGATTCTATGCTAAGATATGCTATGTAAGCTAaggtaataaaaataaacttagtTACGGCCATGGGACAATTACTGTATATACTCTGTATAGTTCTATATATATAGAACTCCGTTAGTGCGCCCAGAACCCAGCCACTGTATGTATAGTTATATAAAAATAGCTGTATGGTTTTTGTATCGTGGTTACGACCTGTAATGAAGAGTATCTCTAAGACGCTTTACTATCGAGCTGCCTTGAGATAAACAGAGTCTAGAGATAAGCAGTCGGGGATTATGGAGAACTTAGATCTTCTTTTTGGGATGCCTGGTTCAGTTTCAGTTCGCCTTTGTTGAGATCCACTATGAGTACTAACGTCTGGGAGGCAAACGAGGAGATTCAGTTCTTCCGTGAATATCTACGCATCCCCAGTGTGCACCCCAATCCGGATTATGGTGGGTACATGGTTTATACCAACAGGATATATGAAAATGTGTTCCTGATCCCACTACAGAGCCGTGTGTGGAGTTTCTGAAGAGTCAAGCCTCGGCCTTAGACCTTCCCATTAGAATATGCTATCCTGCCAATGAGAAGAATCCTGTGGTGGTCCTAACATGGGAGGGTCTCCAGCCGGATCTGCCAAGTGTCCTGCTCAACTCCCACATGGACGTCGTGCCAGTCTTCCCGGAAAAGTGGTCGCACCCTCCGTTTGGCGCAGAATTGGACGAGAAGGGCCGCATCTTCGCCAGGGGTAGCCAGGACATGAAGTGTGTGGGGATGCAGTATTTGGCTGCCATTAGGGCTCTGAAGCGGAGTGGCTCCCGGTTCAAGAGGACCATCCACATCTCCTTTGTACCAGGTAGGGTTAGAGCTACTCTCCCGCTGTTCCACTAACCGACTCTCCTACAGATGAAGAAGTTGGGGGAAAGTTGGGAATGCACGCCTTTGTGTCCTCGCAGGACTTCCGCTCCCTGAACATTGGCTTCAGCCTCGATGAAGGCATTGCCTCGCCCACCCCAGAGTTTCCCGTGTTCTTTGCCGAGCGGTCCGTACGACGTAAGATCAATGAGCCATGCTCTATGTTGGCCATCTAATCGTATTCAAATACCTTCGGCAGGTGTCATTTTCAAGATCGGCGGTTCAGCAGGCCACGGCTTGCTTCTGATGCCCAATACGGCGGGGGAGAAGTTTAGCTACATCCTCGAGAAGATGATGGAGTTCCGGAGCGCTCAAGTGAGACGGCTGGAGGACAACCCCGAGCTCCAGATCGGCGACGTGACGACCATCAATCTGACCACGGTGGCCGGCGGAGTCCAGAGCAATGTGGTTCCTCCTCTGCTGACAGCCTGCTTTGACTGTCGCCTCTCGATAGATATCGACATCTCGGAGTTTCATGCCACGGTGAGCCTGCTTGGAGTCCTCTGATCTTGATCATAACCTCTTGTATTCCTTTAAAGCTTCTCAGGTGGTCTGAAGAGGCGGGTGGAGACATCGAAGTCGAGTTCGGAACGTTCCAGAGCACACCACGCGTGCCGCCCACGGCCACGAACGACTCCAATCCCTTTTGGGTGGCTTTCAAGAGGGCAACGGATGACCTGTGAGATTGCATGTGTTTCTGAAGGGTCAAGgtgccaatttttattttttccaggGGCCTCTCCATCAAGCTGCAGGTGTTCCCTGGCGGCACCGATAGCCGCTTCATCCGCCATGTGGGCATTCCGGCCTTGGGATTCTCGCCTATGAACAATACTCCCGTCCTGCTGCACGACCACGACGAATATCTTCACGCAGACACCTACCTGAAGGGGGTGGAGACGTACATCAAGATTATTGCGAATGTTGCGAATGCCTAAGCTTTCCAATGTCACAATTAAGCAAAATAAACCATAAATTGTACAATATTTTTCTTCCAATGCGTTTAAAACCTTAAATGTCAAGCGCCCTCTAGTGGCAGTTTCGAGAGGGTTAGCTGCAGTCTGCAACGCTCGCCGTAAGATGTCGCCACAGTGGAGCAGGTAGAATGTAAAAGTATTTTAGTTACTTTAACTAAAGACCAGTTTAACTGCACTGCACTCAGACTATAAGCTGAACTGCAATTTAGTTAAGTGACGAAAATGAAGGAAAGACTAATTATGACTGAAAAGATGGTTCAAGTGCTTTATGAtacaaacaaatttaaaatcttgCTTAAGTTTCTTGAGGCTTTTACCGAAGGATTATTCCCACCAACACTATATGGAAGTACAAgttcaaatatatatatttatgggCCACCGAATCGGCCGCATATCTTATCCGGCAACCTTATGAGCCATTTTTCCACGCGTTTTGTTGCTCCCTGGCTCTGTGTAATGTTCTCCCATGTTGCAAAACGATTTGTTGGACGCAAGATTTATGAACTTGTTCCCCCTGACAGCCGACAGTGGTTAAGGtgacacacactcacacacacggCACACACAACCGTGTGTGTGCGTGAACATGCCGCCTAATTAGAAGATTTTAATTATCTGTTTCCAATCAGCTTCCACGAGATAACGATAGTGCTGCTGCAGCTTGTTATTGTTCTTGTTTCTGCTCCGCAATCTGGCGCGGCCTCCGTTTAAGTTATTAGCTCTCTACCCTTTCTGAGGGTGTTTCAGCTTCTCCGGAAGGGCTGTACTCCAGATCAGTACCCAAGCCGAAAGGACATGCCAGATCGGAGAGCTGCCTGGCCTGACAGCATAGCCTCTTGGAGCAGGGCATTGCAGCTTCGGCACTGGGCGGCTGGCATTCCTTTCCTTGCGTTTTACTCACTCGCCTGAGCCAAAATGCTGTTGACACTTTCTGGCTGGAAATTCGGTAAGGTGTTTTCTGTATCGCGGCCACGCGCTCGCTGCCAATAAGCGCTGTCAGAGTGCCCCAAATCGATTAGAATTGGTTTTGAAAGCCCGCTGACAGGTCCGAGCCGACCCGCGAGCAATCATCCTGCGCAAATCGAATACAATAGCGCGGATTGCGGATCCCGTTCCTTGATTCCCATTCCTGTCCCATCGAGGACCCTGCGACCGGCCAATCCCTTCTGGCTCGGTTGCGTGTTCAGCCCCGAAGGAGGCGGTGTTGCTGTCAATGACGATTTATGTCAACTGCCGCCGCGGCACAATATTCAAATTCTTTGCATTCACTCATCACTTGT
This window contains:
- the LOC6500303 gene encoding aminoacylase-1B; its protein translation is MSTNVWEANEEIQFFREYLRIPSVHPNPDYEPCVEFLKSQASALDLPIRICYPANEKNPVVVLTWEGLQPDLPSVLLNSHMDVVPVFPEKWSHPPFGAELDEKGRIFARGSQDMKCVGMQYLAAIRALKRSGSRFKRTIHISFVPDEEVGGKLGMHAFVSSQDFRSLNIGFSLDEGIASPTPEFPVFFAERSVRRVIFKIGGSAGHGLLLMPNTAGEKFSYILEKMMEFRSAQVRRLEDNPELQIGDVTTINLTTVAGGVQSNVVPPLLTACFDCRLSIDIDISEFHATLLRWSEEAGGDIEVEFGTFQSTPRVPPTATNDSNPFWVAFKRATDDLGLSIKLQVFPGGTDSRFIRHVGIPALGFSPMNNTPVLLHDHDEYLHADTYLKGVETYIKIIANVANA
- the LOC6500301 gene encoding phytanoyl-CoA dioxygenase domain-containing protein 1; its protein translation is MHSKLLDELNENGYIVIEDFLTPEEVDSLFQAGRALCMEAPQTNRKIFSTIKQEDAQGKELYFMESGDKVRYFFEKGAVGEEGQLLVDPMIALNKVGHALHVEHPTFNAITFSNRVREICWQLNYNRPAVCQSMYIYKNPGVGGEVTPHQDSWFLHTEPNSAVGFWLALEDCTLQNGCLQFIKGSHKSGVHRRYMRNPDQGTSELMVYDRAAPIYPQSSFTPMQVSKGTCILIHGNVVHKSEPNRSQKSRHAYTFHVIETENNVKYSEDNWLQAPEGKPFPVLFERKA
- the LOC6500302 gene encoding aminoacylase-1 codes for the protein MPPRQFSVSFMAHILNFLELSPSVSPRIVFFHRHCCWRCNCFDSQISPLALRRRCNSTPPLSNTRQSTASSRSPRIALKNIRIGRMCSSSGKWDANEEIEYLREYLRIPSVHPDPDYKPCLEFLQRQAEDLELPLRVYYPENEQNPIVVLTWEGRQPELPSILLNSHMDVVPVFPENWKHPPFAAEMDEEGRIFARGAQDMKSVGMQYLAAIRALKKEGARLKRTIHISFVADEEMGGRRGMRPFVTTDHFRALNVGFGMDEGLASPDEEFPVFYAERAVWRVYFNISGTAGHGSLLLPKTAGEKLDYVVSKMMEMRKSQEQRLKSDPDLVIGDVTTINLTRVSGGVQSNVVPPLMVVCFDCRLALDVDHEEFEAKLHKWCEEAGGDIELTYEQKQPRVPPTAIDSSNPFWMAFKEATDELGLCVRPQIFTGGTDSRYIRQMGIPALGFSPMNHTPVLLHDHDEFIRADTYLRGVDIYTKIIGNIANV